A region of the Propionispora hippei DSM 15287 genome:
TCATAAGTATTACACTGGCGTACAGGGCTGCTGCGGCCAGGCCGTAACCAATGCCTACTAAGTGTGTGTTAGAGAGGGTGGCTGAATTGTCGCCGTTTAATATCATAAAAAGCCCCGCTAAAGCGGCACTAATACAACCTATTTTGATCATGGTAAGGCGTTCTTTTAGAATCAAGGGAGACAGCATCATGACAAACATAGGGGCGAAGTAATAGCTCAGTGTCGCATTAGCTATTGTTGTGTATTTATAAGCCTGAAACAGGAATAGCCAATTAAAACCGATGGCAGCACCGGACAGTAAAAGTATCCGTATGTTTTTCTTTACGAGCATAGGTGAAAATGTTTGTCCCATCATAAAGCCTGCACATATTAAAAATACACAGCCAATGATAGCCCGTAAAAAGGCAATATCCAGTGACGGCAGATTTATATTTTTAACGAACACTCCGATAGTGCCAAAAACAAGCATAGCAGTTATAAATTTTAGCTGATCTTTCATGCGGTAGTCATCTCATTTCATTGTAATTTTGATGCCAGTACCTTGTCAGTCTTAAAATAGCAGGAGAATGACGAGGCTATTTTGCAGCCCAAGACGGAGGAGGGAGGTGGAAAATAGACCGTCAGTATCCACTGGATTAAGGCTGATAAGGTACTAGTGTAAGTATGATATGGGTGCATTGTCTTATCGAAGGCTAAGCAGGGTATACCACTTTGGTAAAATCACTGTGGGGCAGTAAATGAAAGAAAACTCCGCTTGTAAGAAAGGCGGAGTAATTTTCATTAATATGCTGTTAGTGGGTTGGCAGGACAATTATCGGAATCAAGCAATATTATATCATAATGACCGGAGTTCCGACATCCACTTTTTCAAAAAGCTCCTCAATATCCGGGTTGTACATCCGTACACAGCCGCCCGAAACATATCCTTCTACCGGTCCGTTCCAGGAGCCGTGGAGACATGTCTTATCTGATGATAAAACAAGCCTTCTTGAGCCAAAATCTATATCCCCCTGATTTTCAAAAACCAACTTTTCCATTACTTTATAGCTGCCTGGCGGTGTAGGCGTTTCCGGTTTTCCGCTGCCTACACGATATTCCTTAATTAATTGGTCATTTTCAAAATAACAGGCACGGTGGGTAGTCAGGTGTACTACCACGTATTTTTCCATTATTCATCACTCCCTATGATTATTCTATGTAGCATTATGTTTGTTTGCGCATAATAAATGAAGCCTCCTGTGAAGTGAAGAGGACACTGTCTTCAAGGAAAAATGCAAAAAGACTAGCAAAGACAGTTAATTTAGGAATATACTAAAAGAACGGACAGGATAAATTTTACTGCCCAGGAATACACTATAGAAATATTGCGTAATAGGAGGTGCGGGTTTGCGTAAGATTAATGTTGGAATTTTATTCGGCGGCAAATCCACCGAACATGAAGTTTCATTGCAATCGGCCAAGAATGTGATTGATGCAATTGACAAACAAAAATATGAGGTTACCCTGATTGGCATTGACAAGAGCGGGCGCTGGTATTTGAATGACCGGTCACATTTTTTATTAAATGAAAATGATCCCAAGCTAATAGCTCTTAACAAGTCGTCTACAAACATGATGTTTGTTCCCGGCGCGGAAGGGCCGCAGGCCATCAGTCCGCTGGGCGGCGGTCCGGCAAGCCATATTGACGTTGTGTTTCCGGTACTGCACGGAGCCTGCGGCGAAGACGGCACCATGCAGGGGCTTTTGAAGCTGGCAGGGATTCCCTTCGTTGGCGCCGGGGTGTTAGGCTCGGCGGTCGGCATGGATAAGGAGGTCGCCAAACGGTTGCTGCGGGATGCCGGAATTCCCATCGCCAAGTTTATCGTTGTACATAAATGGGACCGGGAAGGCCTAACGTTCAGTCAGGTGAGCGGCGAACTGGGCCTGCCGCTGTTCGTCAAACCGGCCAATGCCGGTTCGTCGGTTGGCGTAAGCAAGGTGCGAAACGAGGAACAGTTCCAGGCGGCGCTGGCTGCGGCCTTCCAGTATGACACCAAGGTACTGATTGAAGAATTTATTGAAGGCCGGGAAGTGGAATGCGCCGTACTTGGCAATGAAGCGCCGATTGCTTCCCGTATTGGCGAGATCAAAGCCCAGCAGGAATTCTACTCGTATGAGGCCAAATACATTGACGAAAATGGAGCGGTTCTGGAAATCCCGGCCAACCTGCCGGAGGACGTGATTAAGCAAATCCAAACCGTTGCCGTGAAAGCCTTTAAGGTACTCTGCTGTGAAGGGATGGCCCGCGTGGACTTCTTTCTGACCAAAGATAACCGGGCGGTTATTAATGAGATCAACACCATCCCCGGCTTTACCAAAATCAGCATGTATCCCAAGCTGTGGGAAATCAGCGGCATAGCCTATCCGGATTTAATCGACCGCCTGCTCCAGTTGGCGCTGGAGCGCCATGCCAATGAAAAGGAACTGAAGACCGACCGGGTGTAAATATTGAAAATGAAACGATAAGTCTATATAAATCAAACAGCTAGTTAGTCGTCAGTGCTAACTAGCTGTTTGATTTTTGCTATACTGCTCCCCATTTTAATTCTTATCCTACATTTCATAAACAGTGTGCGTATTATCCAATGGATGAAGGCTTCAAGCTAGCATGTATGAGGGAGTGGTGAATTTTGCTATAATAGATAAAAAAGTGTTAACCGGTCATTATTGAAAAGGGGACGGGCCAATGGAGCATGCATTGATGTAGAGCGTTCGGAAATCATCAAAGTGTTTGAGGATGGGGAGATTACCAAGCAACAGGCAAAGGAGTTAAGAAGGTTTGTCAATCATATCGAAAGTGTTGTACTGTACGAATATGTTGAATAACCCGGAGGAATGCGCGGGTTTGCGCCCCCGTATTGGTTTTCGGCAAATCTACCGAAATACTAACCCTTTCTAATTTAAGAGTTAATAGCACATAGCCATAATATGTCCGCTTTGCCGGACATATTATGGCTATGCTGCTTAATACTCTGTTGCTACAATTAAATTAATTTAGAGGTGATGGATATGTTACAGGCAAGAGACTCGCAGATTATATCCTTGCTATTAGAACATAATCAGGGTTTGTCAGGGAATGAACTGGCAAAGCTCATTGGTGTTTCCGAACGCACGATCAGACGGGATATTAAATACATTCAGGCCAATTTGGAACTTAACGGCTGCATATTACATTCCTCAGTTAAAAACGGCTATTCGTTAGAAGTGTTGGATGAAAAAAAGTTTGGTGTAATAAGAAAGCAATTAGATCAAAAGAATGAAAGCGAACAAATTATATTTTACATGTTAGAACAACTCATCCTTAACAGCTTGCAGGACACTTGTATTTCGCAAATGGAACTATCGGAGAAGCTGTATATCAGTCTTTCTACTTTAAAAAGCCATCTTAAAGATGTGGAAAAGTATTTATATAAATACCAGTTAAAGATTGTTAATTATAAAAACCGCGGCATGAAAATCTGTGGGAATGAACAGCAAATCCGCTATGCCATTTCCG
Encoded here:
- a CDS encoding DMT family transporter, encoding MKDQLKFITAMLVFGTIGVFVKNINLPSLDIAFLRAIIGCVFLICAGFMMGQTFSPMLVKKNIRILLLSGAAIGFNWLFLFQAYKYTTIANATLSYYFAPMFVMMLSPLILKERLTMIKIGCISAALAGLFMILNGDNSATLSNTHLVGIGYGLAAAALYASVILMNKFIKGLSGFETTLIQLFMAGLVLLPSLFYNQGIPLASLNGQVVLLILVVGIIHTGLAYLIYFTSMKEIKGQTIAILSYIDPVTAVFLSAVLLGEAMTYSQIIGGILILGSTFLSETGEGLIQKITKSV
- a CDS encoding L,D-transpeptidase; this translates as MEKYVVVHLTTHRACYFENDQLIKEYRVGSGKPETPTPPGSYKVMEKLVFENQGDIDFGSRRLVLSSDKTCLHGSWNGPVEGYVSGGCVRMYNPDIEELFEKVDVGTPVIMI
- the ddlA gene encoding D-alanine--D-alanine ligase, with the translated sequence MRKINVGILFGGKSTEHEVSLQSAKNVIDAIDKQKYEVTLIGIDKSGRWYLNDRSHFLLNENDPKLIALNKSSTNMMFVPGAEGPQAISPLGGGPASHIDVVFPVLHGACGEDGTMQGLLKLAGIPFVGAGVLGSAVGMDKEVAKRLLRDAGIPIAKFIVVHKWDREGLTFSQVSGELGLPLFVKPANAGSSVGVSKVRNEEQFQAALAAAFQYDTKVLIEEFIEGREVECAVLGNEAPIASRIGEIKAQQEFYSYEAKYIDENGAVLEIPANLPEDVIKQIQTVAVKAFKVLCCEGMARVDFFLTKDNRAVINEINTIPGFTKISMYPKLWEISGIAYPDLIDRLLQLALERHANEKELKTDRV